One Calditrichota bacterium genomic window, GGGCTGCGGTCTGTCTGTTTGCGGATTTTTGCTAAACAACGGTATGACCAGCTTTTCACCCATGAGCCCGATCAACCAGGCAGAATCGGACAAACAACCGCGTTCAACAATTTCGCCCACTATTCTTTTTCGCGACGGAAACCCTGCTATTGTGATTGGTTCTCCAGGTTCGGGAACGATTATTTCCACGCTTGTTGAAGTCATTTGCAATTTGATTGATTTTCAAAAAAATCCGATTGAAGCAAATTTAGCGCCCA contains:
- the ggt gene encoding gamma-glutamyltransferase (periplasmic enzyme; post-translationally processed into two subunits which are required for wild-type enzyme activity; cleaves the gammaglutamyl linkages of compounds such as glutathione and transfer the gammaglutamyl group to other amino acids and peptides), coding for GCGLSVCGFLLNNGMTSFSPMSPINQAESDKQPRSTISPTILFRDGNPAIVIGSPGSGTIISTLVEVICNLIDFQKNPIEANLAPRFCSRKWTTTLPVEGSFSKPLIDSLKKMGHPIEIMSPMDMYFGGVQLIVRDEENKTWIGCSDPRRSGAALGY